A genomic region of Gemmata massiliana contains the following coding sequences:
- a CDS encoding serine/threonine-protein kinase produces MPEPPRTGDAVLALVRRAEVADDDALTGFLTRSGPIPSTAPDTATRLIQAGILTPFQAKLILQGKHKGFKLGPYRILNQIGAGGMGTVYLAEHAALRRKVALKVLPGKQSLDPANVERFYREARAAAALDHPNIVHAYDVVCDRGTHFLVFEYIDGETLDRLLAARGRLPVGQAVSYVVQAAAGLQHAHDKGVAHRDIKPANLLVGRDGIVKVLDLGLAEFFEDSSTKLGASNNAMGTTDYVAPEQLRGCTAADHRADIYNLGATLYHLLTGQPPFTGTTAAKMIAHQLSPVQPAHDICDDVPEALSNVVEIMLAKDPADRYQTAAEAVQALLPFMNTPDRRGMASGKLPPLAAAAVQESTAGLEVGPILEAIDTAAALARAQRVTRWAVTGMIAGILFGIISLTAALVMCQ; encoded by the coding sequence ATGCCCGAACCCCCTCGTACCGGCGACGCCGTTCTCGCACTCGTGCGGCGCGCAGAAGTCGCGGACGACGATGCACTCACCGGGTTCCTCACGCGGTCCGGGCCGATCCCGTCCACCGCGCCCGATACGGCCACGCGGCTCATCCAGGCGGGCATTCTCACGCCGTTCCAAGCCAAACTGATCCTCCAGGGCAAGCACAAGGGCTTCAAGCTCGGGCCGTACCGCATCCTGAACCAGATCGGCGCGGGCGGAATGGGCACCGTGTACCTCGCGGAGCACGCCGCGCTGCGCCGAAAGGTCGCGCTGAAGGTACTCCCGGGTAAGCAGTCGCTCGACCCGGCCAACGTGGAGCGATTCTACCGGGAGGCCCGCGCCGCTGCGGCGCTCGACCACCCGAACATCGTTCACGCTTACGACGTCGTGTGCGATCGAGGTACGCACTTCCTCGTGTTCGAATACATTGACGGCGAAACCCTCGACCGGCTGCTCGCCGCACGCGGGCGGTTGCCCGTCGGTCAGGCCGTCAGTTATGTGGTCCAGGCCGCCGCGGGGCTCCAGCACGCGCACGACAAGGGCGTCGCCCACCGCGACATCAAGCCCGCGAACTTGCTCGTCGGGCGCGACGGGATCGTGAAGGTACTCGACCTCGGACTCGCGGAGTTTTTTGAAGACTCCAGTACGAAACTCGGCGCGAGCAACAACGCGATGGGCACGACGGACTACGTCGCGCCGGAACAACTCCGCGGGTGTACCGCCGCCGACCACCGCGCCGATATCTACAACCTCGGGGCCACGCTCTACCACCTGCTCACCGGCCAACCGCCATTCACCGGAACGACCGCGGCAAAGATGATCGCGCACCAGTTGTCGCCCGTTCAGCCGGCACACGACATCTGCGACGACGTGCCCGAAGCACTGTCCAACGTCGTCGAGATCATGCTCGCGAAAGACCCCGCGGACCGCTACCAGACGGCCGCCGAAGCAGTTCAGGCTCTGCTGCCGTTCATGAACACCCCGGACCGCCGCGGGATGGCATCCGGGAAGCTCCCGCCGCTCGCCGCCGCTGCCGTGCAGGAAAGCACAGCCGGGCTGGAGGTGGGGCCGATCCTCGAAGCGATCGACACTGCCGCCGCACTCGCCCGGGCACAGCGCGTTACGCGATGGGCCGTCACCGGGATGATCGCGGGCATCCTGTTCGGAATCATTTCGCTCACAGCGGCGCTCGTCATGTGTCAATAA
- a CDS encoding thiamine pyrophosphate-binding protein, which translates to MDFAFSRRGLMQGAAAVGGALAAASAASAGSIAHVREARHPGWVFGRMTGAEALCAALLAENVGCVYGIPGAQENELWDTFKEKGIPYLLVTHEFSAACMADGYARSTGKPGVLCVVPGPGVTNSLTGLGEALLDSSPLVAIVGDVANGEKAKPFQVHALNQVDLLKPVCKCVYQVQTVAQIAAAVRQAFVTATQGEPGPVAVVVPYNLFIEAHDFRTPPPAIPAPPFDDAAFERALPLLADKKHRVGIYAGAGCMEYGTELAAVAELLQAPVATSVSGRGVVSDSHPLAVGWGFGPHASAVAETVFAGEKKHPLKSGVDTLLAIGVKFSEVSTGYYGNPQPKHVIHVDANPCNLGRILKTDVCVHADAGTFLGRLLACGDTLRRAEDKWLVNHIRTLKADAAKELCNIPQPKCGVDPLATVAALRKVLPADAMLFTDVSATEHLAAEHFRVCQSRTYFNPVDNQAMGWSVPAALGAQRVHYGKTVATLTGDGCLLMSAMEITTAAREHLPVKFVILDDQAYHYMQMLQKPAYLRTTATILTRLDYKALAQAFGVAFVEVTSHADLEPKLRGAVCHDGPVLVRVLTDYSTRKVRWVDAVRARYTKELTAAQKARFLARIGSRAIQLEKKND; encoded by the coding sequence ATGGACTTCGCGTTCTCCCGTCGTGGGCTGATGCAGGGTGCGGCGGCTGTGGGCGGAGCTTTGGCCGCCGCTAGCGCTGCGAGTGCCGGGTCCATTGCGCACGTCCGCGAAGCGCGGCACCCGGGCTGGGTGTTCGGTCGCATGACCGGCGCCGAAGCCCTGTGCGCGGCACTGCTTGCGGAGAACGTCGGGTGCGTGTACGGCATTCCCGGCGCGCAAGAAAACGAACTGTGGGACACCTTCAAAGAAAAAGGCATTCCGTACCTGCTCGTCACCCACGAATTCTCCGCCGCGTGCATGGCTGATGGCTACGCACGCAGCACCGGGAAGCCCGGCGTGCTGTGCGTCGTTCCTGGTCCGGGTGTGACCAACTCACTGACCGGATTGGGCGAAGCGCTGTTAGACTCTTCGCCGCTCGTGGCGATCGTCGGCGATGTGGCGAACGGCGAGAAGGCGAAACCGTTCCAGGTTCACGCGCTGAATCAGGTCGATTTGCTCAAACCGGTGTGCAAGTGCGTGTATCAGGTGCAGACGGTCGCGCAGATCGCCGCCGCGGTGCGCCAGGCGTTCGTCACCGCGACTCAGGGCGAACCGGGACCAGTCGCGGTCGTGGTGCCGTACAACCTGTTCATCGAAGCACACGACTTCCGCACCCCTCCACCTGCGATTCCGGCTCCGCCCTTCGATGACGCCGCGTTCGAGCGGGCGCTGCCGCTCCTGGCGGACAAGAAGCACCGCGTCGGCATTTATGCGGGCGCCGGGTGTATGGAGTACGGAACGGAACTCGCCGCGGTCGCGGAACTGCTCCAGGCTCCCGTAGCCACGAGCGTCTCGGGGCGCGGGGTCGTTAGCGATTCCCACCCGCTCGCGGTGGGGTGGGGTTTCGGCCCGCACGCCAGCGCGGTCGCGGAAACGGTGTTCGCCGGCGAAAAGAAGCACCCGCTAAAATCGGGCGTTGACACACTCCTCGCGATCGGGGTGAAGTTCAGCGAAGTCTCCACCGGTTACTACGGCAACCCGCAACCCAAGCACGTCATTCACGTCGACGCGAACCCGTGTAACCTGGGCCGCATTCTGAAGACAGACGTGTGTGTCCACGCGGACGCGGGCACCTTCTTGGGGCGCCTGCTCGCGTGCGGGGACACGCTCCGGCGCGCGGAAGACAAGTGGCTCGTGAACCACATCCGCACCCTAAAGGCCGATGCTGCAAAGGAACTCTGCAACATCCCGCAACCGAAGTGCGGCGTCGACCCGCTCGCAACCGTCGCCGCGCTCCGCAAGGTGCTCCCGGCGGACGCGATGCTCTTTACCGACGTGAGCGCGACGGAGCACCTCGCGGCCGAGCACTTCCGCGTGTGCCAATCGCGCACGTACTTCAACCCGGTCGACAATCAGGCGATGGGGTGGAGCGTCCCGGCCGCACTCGGCGCCCAGCGCGTGCATTACGGGAAGACGGTCGCGACGCTGACCGGCGACGGGTGCCTGCTCATGAGCGCGATGGAGATCACCACCGCGGCGCGCGAGCACCTGCCGGTGAAGTTCGTGATCCTCGACGACCAAGCGTACCACTACATGCAGATGCTGCAAAAGCCCGCGTACCTGCGGACCACGGCCACAATCCTCACGCGACTCGACTACAAGGCTCTGGCACAGGCGTTCGGGGTGGCCTTCGTGGAAGTGACCTCGCACGCGGACCTGGAGCCGAAGCTCCGCGGCGCGGTGTGCCACGACGGGCCGGTTCTGGTTCGCGTGCTCACCGACTACAGCACGCGCAAGGTGCGGTGGGTGGACGCGGTTCGGGCGCGGTACACTAAGGAACTGACCGCGGCGCAAAAGGCGCGGTTCCTGGCCCGCATCGGATCGCGCGCGATCCAGTTAGAGAAGAAGAACGACTAA
- a CDS encoding radical SAM protein, with product MRALLRPLARLARRLTGVKAHHLKIPYAWIPYHLYDDGTAWAPLTVTLELTYLCNLRCKMCSLVEGNMVTPQGQRQNPELREADGTLRREISTEEYLDIIRQIGRAGVKAVSLTGGEPTLRRDIATLVAAIKKYPIHLSLISNGSGKPEVYRELIDLGVDSITISVDGTREVHDHVRGREGSFDKAVRAVRTIIDAKKANSDRRPWLEVSCAVSALNQHDLENLVTWFEGYEIDMLNIGHLHYSTAERQAATERLVDGPIMHLKQPELPDRVVAVDTADLVERIARIRASRGTGKVPVKFMPELDADQIHRQYADPQFVHVNKCFHPWLATRIDPWGQMYPCWIDIRLGDVRKRGFMALWNSELYRKFRRNIREQKLLPKCATCPALTDKTWSSVPTLDRGLLQLGRRTLPIRKAVSTQREPVGVT from the coding sequence GTGCGTGCGCTGCTACGGCCGCTGGCCCGACTTGCCCGTCGATTGACCGGGGTCAAAGCACACCACCTCAAGATCCCCTACGCCTGGATTCCTTACCACCTGTACGACGACGGCACCGCGTGGGCGCCGCTCACCGTAACCCTCGAACTGACCTACCTGTGCAACTTGCGGTGCAAGATGTGCTCGCTGGTCGAGGGCAACATGGTGACCCCGCAGGGCCAGCGCCAGAACCCCGAACTGCGCGAAGCGGACGGGACGCTCCGGCGCGAGATTTCGACCGAAGAGTACCTCGACATCATCCGCCAGATCGGGCGTGCTGGTGTCAAAGCGGTGTCCCTCACAGGGGGAGAGCCGACGCTCCGGCGCGACATCGCTACGCTTGTCGCGGCGATCAAAAAGTATCCCATTCACCTGAGCTTAATCAGCAACGGCTCGGGCAAGCCCGAAGTGTACCGCGAACTGATCGACCTGGGAGTGGACTCCATCACGATCTCGGTGGACGGCACCCGCGAGGTTCACGATCACGTGCGCGGGCGCGAGGGGAGCTTCGATAAGGCCGTGCGCGCGGTCCGAACCATCATCGACGCGAAGAAAGCGAACTCCGACCGGCGCCCCTGGCTGGAAGTCTCCTGCGCCGTGTCCGCGCTCAACCAACACGACCTCGAAAACCTGGTGACGTGGTTCGAGGGCTACGAAATCGACATGCTGAACATCGGGCACTTGCACTACAGCACCGCGGAGCGCCAAGCCGCGACCGAGCGCCTGGTCGACGGCCCGATCATGCACCTGAAGCAGCCCGAACTGCCCGACCGCGTGGTCGCAGTGGACACAGCCGATCTCGTGGAGCGCATCGCCCGCATCAGGGCGTCGCGCGGCACGGGTAAGGTACCGGTCAAGTTCATGCCGGAACTGGACGCCGATCAGATCCACCGGCAGTACGCGGACCCGCAATTCGTCCACGTCAACAAGTGCTTCCACCCGTGGCTGGCGACGCGGATCGACCCGTGGGGGCAGATGTACCCGTGCTGGATCGACATCCGGCTGGGAGACGTGCGCAAACGCGGGTTCATGGCACTGTGGAACAGCGAACTGTACCGGAAATTCCGCCGAAACATTCGGGAGCAGAAGCTGCTCCCAAAATGCGCCACCTGCCCGGCCCTGACCGACAAAACCTGGTCGAGCGTCCCGACACTGGATCGCGGACTTCTGCAACTCGGTCGGCGCACGCTCCCAATACGGAAAGCCGTATCAACTCAACGGGAACCGGTGGGAGTAACTTGA
- a CDS encoding PilZ domain-containing protein: MSFAEMLEGTRVWATANLPIVVGGGVALVVLTFLAVIAARRRGALDPSKLATANANALTGERALNWAPPEQSYADRRGAVRREGQPVRVLLASNTFRNGAGDGYVVDRSTGGLKLATQSAVPPGTTVQVRAIDAPDTIGFVTVIVRSCRKNTDYYELGCEFEKTPPWNVLLLFG, from the coding sequence ATGTCTTTTGCCGAAATGCTTGAAGGGACCAGAGTTTGGGCCACGGCTAACCTACCGATCGTGGTCGGTGGGGGTGTCGCGCTTGTGGTATTGACTTTCTTGGCCGTGATTGCGGCGCGGCGCCGTGGGGCGCTCGATCCGTCCAAACTGGCTACTGCTAATGCGAATGCCCTTACGGGTGAACGCGCGCTGAACTGGGCACCGCCGGAGCAGTCCTACGCGGACCGCCGCGGTGCGGTGCGCCGCGAGGGGCAGCCGGTTCGCGTGCTGCTCGCATCCAACACGTTCCGTAATGGAGCCGGCGACGGGTACGTCGTCGATCGCTCGACTGGTGGGTTGAAGCTCGCGACGCAGTCAGCGGTACCGCCGGGCACGACGGTGCAGGTCCGCGCGATCGACGCACCCGATACGATTGGGTTTGTCACTGTGATCGTGCGCAGTTGCCGCAAGAACACGGACTATTACGAACTCGGGTGCGAGTTCGAGAAGACACCGCCGTGGAACGTTCTCTTGCTGTTTGGATGA
- a CDS encoding ATP-binding cassette domain-containing protein produces MLRIRGVNHYFGTGDTRTQVLFDNTLEVMPGELVIMSGPSGSGKTTILTLIGGLRTLQEGEIEVWDADLGDYRNLKGVPEPELVHVRRLIGFIFQRHNLFDSLTAVQNIRMAQRLKDTGATDLDADARDVLTYLLLGEKDLEGRAQKSRFDYKPAKLSGGQRQRVAIARALINRPKLVLADEPTAALDANSGLAVVTLVQELARQRSEEHLSKLVRPPAEAGENGRLGAWQIPLLKKIATEHGTTSLIVTHDARIMNLADRIVHMERGRIESNVVVAERLFVREGLRQSSAFAAVLPEEQEKIADSVLIGVHPNDPVRPDQIAAKPDCVEVYESGLVIVRQGDAVNADSKFYLIRRGTVEVLREVDGATQKLAELSAGRYFGEVALLMDQPRNATIRALTRVEVYTVNRTTFDKFRSVSRPFIERVLANFRAGDGTPRT; encoded by the coding sequence GTGCTCCGTATTCGCGGGGTGAATCACTACTTCGGTACCGGCGACACGCGCACGCAGGTGCTCTTCGATAACACGCTCGAAGTGATGCCGGGCGAACTGGTCATCATGAGCGGGCCGTCCGGGTCCGGCAAAACGACCATTCTCACGCTCATCGGCGGGCTGCGTACACTGCAGGAAGGCGAGATCGAAGTTTGGGACGCGGACCTGGGCGACTACCGCAATTTGAAAGGCGTGCCCGAACCGGAACTGGTCCACGTTCGTCGGCTCATCGGGTTCATCTTTCAGCGCCACAATCTGTTTGATTCGCTCACGGCGGTGCAGAATATTCGCATGGCTCAGCGTCTGAAGGACACTGGCGCCACCGATCTCGACGCGGACGCACGCGACGTGCTCACGTACTTGCTCCTGGGCGAAAAAGACCTGGAGGGGCGCGCACAGAAATCGCGGTTCGACTACAAGCCCGCGAAACTCTCCGGTGGTCAGCGGCAGCGCGTCGCTATTGCCCGCGCGCTCATCAATCGGCCGAAACTCGTTCTCGCGGACGAGCCAACGGCTGCCCTTGATGCGAATAGCGGACTCGCGGTGGTCACGCTCGTGCAGGAACTCGCGCGCCAACGGTCCGAGGAACACCTCAGCAAGCTCGTGCGCCCGCCCGCGGAAGCCGGTGAGAACGGGCGACTGGGGGCGTGGCAGATCCCGCTCCTCAAGAAAATCGCCACCGAACACGGCACTACCAGCCTGATTGTCACGCACGACGCGCGCATTATGAACTTGGCCGACCGTATCGTTCACATGGAACGCGGCCGGATCGAGTCGAACGTGGTCGTCGCGGAGCGCCTGTTCGTGCGGGAGGGCCTGCGCCAGAGCTCGGCGTTCGCCGCGGTCCTGCCCGAAGAGCAGGAGAAGATCGCCGACTCGGTCCTGATCGGCGTTCATCCCAATGACCCGGTGCGCCCGGACCAAATCGCCGCAAAGCCTGACTGTGTCGAGGTATACGAATCGGGACTGGTGATCGTGCGCCAGGGCGACGCGGTGAACGCGGACAGTAAGTTCTACCTGATCCGACGCGGAACGGTGGAGGTGTTGCGTGAGGTGGACGGGGCGACGCAAAAGCTCGCCGAACTGAGCGCCGGGAGGTACTTCGGCGAGGTCGCACTCCTCATGGATCAACCACGGAACGCGACCATCCGCGCGCTAACCCGCGTGGAGGTGTACACGGTGAACCGCACGACCTTTGACAAGTTCCGGTCGGTGAGCCGGCCCTTCATCGAGCGCGTACTGGCGAATTTTCGCGCAGGCGACGGCACTCCACGAACGTAG
- the devC gene encoding ABC transporter permease DevC yields MPRSAPVPLAWKNLAHDKVRFALFASGIGFAVVLMGVQYGIMNAMLDSNTVLIEKLKGDLVLINPNKASLLFREGVSRRRIAEAEGTAGVKSVSPVFVEYSIAALRHTAADPSARTSTRRVRVIGVDPNADVLDLPGVSAKSWQELNTPGTALYDRKSRPHPDQVNHPGESVFGKLEPGAGTELAGRDIRLVAGFEMGFDFGTDGSVVVSDRTFEKWVREPYYPTNPMADADIGVVKLVPGADVGAVKKALQAKFAAGGDVLVLTRDEMVSREKNFWWANTPIGFAFGAGVLLGFVVGMVICYQILASDVADHLPEYATLKAIGYTNRYLSWVVVQESLILAAAGFVPGILVTYGTYLALTDITGLPMLLTPARFALVLLLTVVMCVASGLLAVSKVKKVDPADVF; encoded by the coding sequence ATGCCCCGATCCGCTCCCGTTCCTCTGGCCTGGAAGAACCTTGCCCACGACAAGGTGCGGTTCGCGCTGTTCGCGTCCGGGATCGGGTTCGCGGTGGTGTTGATGGGGGTGCAGTACGGCATCATGAACGCGATGCTCGACAGCAACACGGTGCTGATCGAGAAGTTGAAGGGTGACCTCGTCCTCATCAACCCGAACAAGGCGTCGCTGCTGTTCCGCGAGGGCGTGTCGCGTCGACGGATCGCAGAGGCCGAGGGCACGGCTGGTGTGAAGAGCGTGTCGCCGGTGTTCGTGGAGTATTCCATCGCGGCGCTGCGCCACACCGCGGCCGACCCATCGGCGCGCACTAGCACGCGCCGGGTGCGCGTGATCGGCGTCGACCCGAACGCCGATGTCCTCGATCTGCCCGGCGTGAGCGCCAAGAGTTGGCAGGAACTCAACACGCCCGGAACCGCGCTCTACGACCGCAAGAGCCGACCGCACCCGGACCAGGTCAATCACCCCGGCGAGTCGGTATTCGGGAAACTCGAACCCGGGGCCGGAACCGAACTCGCGGGGCGCGACATTCGGCTCGTTGCGGGCTTCGAGATGGGTTTCGATTTCGGCACCGACGGCAGCGTGGTGGTGAGCGACCGCACGTTCGAGAAGTGGGTGCGCGAGCCGTATTACCCCACGAACCCGATGGCGGATGCGGACATTGGTGTGGTGAAATTGGTCCCAGGAGCGGACGTGGGTGCGGTGAAGAAGGCGCTGCAAGCGAAGTTCGCGGCCGGGGGTGACGTGCTGGTTCTCACGCGCGACGAGATGGTATCCCGCGAGAAGAATTTTTGGTGGGCGAACACGCCGATCGGCTTCGCGTTCGGTGCGGGCGTGCTGTTGGGATTCGTCGTCGGGATGGTGATCTGCTACCAGATTTTGGCGAGCGATGTGGCCGATCACCTGCCCGAGTACGCGACGCTGAAGGCCATCGGCTACACGAACCGATATTTGAGCTGGGTCGTGGTGCAGGAATCGCTGATTCTCGCGGCGGCCGGTTTCGTCCCGGGCATACTGGTGACCTACGGCACGTACCTCGCTCTCACGGATATCACCGGGCTGCCGATGCTCCTTACGCCAGCCCGGTTCGCGCTGGTGCTGCTGCTGACGGTGGTGATGTGTGTCGCGTCCGGGTTGCTCGCGGTGAGCAAGGTGAAGAAGGTGGACCCCGCCGATGTCTTCTAG
- a CDS encoding FtsX-like permease family protein, giving the protein MTPIRLAWANLVHKRTRTLIAAAGVAFAVVLVFMELGMLGGVGRTATMLYDKLQFDLLITSSEYLDLSRAPEFPRTRLAQARVEDVADVLPVSFGAAGWRAPRQESLFGGSEPGGQLSINIVAAPPDQLAKAFVTGSSGVFASEEEAARAGVKLKRLDTFLLDRRSKPDFGDVARLQNLPPDGREGEAVRVNGQRASVVGGFDLGTGFSWNGMLLTSEETYAQFAARPRDVVHFGLVQLKPGTDPVAVQKQLRAILPPDVKIYTRPEINAAERNYWLRLTSIGQFLLVAVVLAIVVGVIFVYQMMAADIRNMLPEYATVKALGYRPPYLTGVVLWQAVLLAVFGYVPGFVAALGLYFVASNYGGIPTAMTLETAVGVLALTCSMCLASGLLAVRKVHTVDPADLF; this is encoded by the coding sequence ATGACCCCCATTCGGCTCGCGTGGGCGAACCTGGTTCACAAGCGCACGCGGACGCTCATCGCCGCGGCCGGGGTCGCGTTCGCGGTCGTGCTCGTGTTCATGGAACTGGGCATGCTCGGCGGTGTCGGGCGCACCGCGACCATGCTCTACGACAAACTGCAATTCGATTTGCTCATCACGTCGTCCGAGTACCTCGATTTGAGCCGTGCCCCCGAGTTCCCGCGCACGCGGCTCGCCCAAGCCCGCGTTGAGGATGTCGCGGACGTGCTGCCGGTGTCGTTCGGTGCCGCCGGGTGGCGGGCGCCGCGGCAAGAATCTCTGTTCGGCGGGTCCGAGCCGGGCGGACAGTTGAGCATCAACATCGTCGCTGCTCCGCCGGACCAGCTCGCGAAAGCGTTCGTTACGGGGAGTAGCGGAGTGTTCGCGTCGGAAGAAGAGGCGGCCCGGGCCGGGGTAAAGTTGAAACGGCTCGATACGTTCTTGCTCGATCGCCGATCCAAACCGGATTTCGGCGACGTGGCCCGTCTTCAGAATTTGCCGCCCGATGGACGCGAGGGAGAGGCGGTTCGCGTGAACGGTCAGCGCGCCAGCGTCGTTGGCGGATTCGACCTCGGTACCGGGTTCAGTTGGAACGGGATGCTGCTGACCAGTGAGGAAACTTACGCTCAATTTGCCGCGCGCCCGCGCGACGTAGTTCACTTCGGGCTGGTGCAGTTGAAACCGGGGACCGATCCGGTCGCGGTGCAGAAACAGTTGCGCGCCATACTGCCGCCCGACGTGAAGATCTACACGCGCCCCGAGATCAACGCGGCCGAGCGCAACTACTGGTTGCGGCTCACCTCCATTGGGCAGTTCCTGTTGGTGGCGGTGGTCCTGGCGATTGTGGTCGGCGTCATTTTCGTGTACCAGATGATGGCCGCGGACATCCGCAATATGCTGCCGGAGTACGCGACGGTGAAGGCGCTGGGATACCGCCCGCCGTACCTCACGGGCGTGGTGCTGTGGCAGGCCGTGCTGCTCGCGGTCTTCGGTTACGTTCCGGGGTTCGTCGCGGCGCTGGGGCTGTACTTCGTGGCGAGTAACTACGGCGGCATCCCGACCGCAATGACGCTCGAAACCGCTGTGGGCGTACTCGCGCTGACGTGCTCCATGTGCCTCGCGTCCGGGCTACTGGCCGTGCGGAAGGTCCACACGGTAGACCCGGCGGACCTGTTTTAG